A genomic window from Lactobacillus sp. ESL0677 includes:
- a CDS encoding DNA polymerase III subunit delta codes for MATDLTQKGAKEAAFLRRAFEQKQLAHSYLFVDRDEDEAVNTAYWLACLFNCTGESENRPDGTCQNCQQIISGNHPDVLLVTTAGKQSLGIDQIRPLKEELAKSPVQSSCRFFIINEAQKLTLPAANALLNLLEEPIAPVVTILITNNVDQILPTVRSRTQIINFVSDDQADGKTAFLVQNGFTNDQIIELGDTRKLDQAIKYFYQEMLEYDLLSIVSAHQLADMAKSKIGQDYVWLMLKQMAQAELNSKDQQAGAKMLKNLLKIDKMRYSNVNFRNLLDYLALQWKR; via the coding sequence ATGGCTACTGATCTTACCCAGAAGGGTGCTAAAGAGGCAGCCTTTTTAAGACGTGCCTTTGAGCAGAAACAGTTGGCTCATAGCTATTTGTTTGTTGACCGTGATGAAGATGAGGCTGTAAATACGGCATATTGGCTTGCCTGTTTGTTTAATTGTACTGGCGAAAGTGAAAACCGGCCTGATGGTACTTGCCAAAATTGCCAGCAGATTATTTCGGGTAACCATCCGGATGTCTTGCTGGTAACAACCGCCGGCAAGCAGAGCTTAGGTATTGACCAGATTCGGCCATTAAAGGAAGAACTGGCTAAAAGCCCAGTTCAGAGTAGTTGCCGCTTTTTCATTATTAATGAAGCACAAAAATTAACACTGCCAGCGGCCAACGCGCTGCTTAATCTTTTGGAAGAACCAATTGCTCCCGTTGTGACAATTTTGATTACCAATAATGTGGACCAAATTTTACCAACAGTGCGTTCCAGAACCCAGATTATTAATTTTGTGTCTGACGATCAAGCTGATGGTAAAACCGCATTTTTAGTTCAGAATGGGTTTACCAATGACCAAATTATTGAGCTTGGCGACACGCGTAAACTTGATCAAGCGATTAAATATTTTTATCAGGAAATGCTGGAATACGATCTTTTATCAATCGTTAGCGCGCACCAATTGGCAGATATGGCTAAAAGTAAAATCGGTCAGGATTATGTCTGGTTAATGCTGAAGCAGATGGCGCAGGCAGAGTTGAATAGTAAAGATCAGCAGGCAGGAGCTAAAATGCTCAAAAATTTATTAAAAATTGACAAAATGCGTTATAGTAATGTTAATTTCCGTAACTTATTGGATTATCTGGCTTTGCAGTGGAAACGGTAG
- a CDS encoding cyclic-di-AMP receptor has translation MKLIIAIVQKEDANRLQHTFVKENIRATKLATTGGFLSQGNTTFLIGIDDDHVKEVLQIIKEESKAREEYMNSNMVVTGFDMNSQPIKITVGGATCFVLPVEAFKQF, from the coding sequence ATGAAGTTAATAATCGCAATTGTGCAAAAAGAAGATGCTAATCGACTGCAGCACACTTTTGTTAAAGAAAATATTCGTGCGACTAAATTAGCCACAACTGGTGGCTTTTTAAGCCAAGGAAATACAACGTTCCTTATTGGGATTGATGATGACCATGTAAAAGAAGTTTTGCAGATTATTAAAGAGGAATCCAAGGCGCGCGAGGAATATATGAACTCCAATATGGTAGTGACCGGCTTTGACATGAACAGCCAGCCAATTAAGATTACTGTTGGCGGCGCAACCTGTTTTGTTTTACCAGTAGAAGCGTTTAAACAATTTTAA
- the tmk gene encoding dTMP kinase, protein MKSFFISFEGPDGSGKSTVLEQVVSQIAPKLAPQYLVTREPGGSKIAEQIRQFILDPANTAMSAKTEALLYAASRSQHMAETIIPALKRGEVVFSDRFVDSSLAYQGVGRDLGVEAVKSINDFATSGIEPDLTIFLDVQPEVGLARIAKDHGGQEDRLEQEKLTFHQKVYQGYQQVNQQYSDRIAVVNADRPLSQVVSDCVKIIANRLPKELLKD, encoded by the coding sequence ATGAAAAGTTTTTTTATTAGTTTTGAGGGGCCAGATGGGTCCGGCAAAAGTACCGTTTTAGAGCAAGTTGTTAGTCAAATCGCTCCTAAATTAGCGCCACAATATCTTGTGACTCGTGAACCCGGTGGATCGAAAATAGCGGAACAAATTCGCCAATTTATTTTGGATCCGGCCAATACCGCGATGAGTGCTAAGACTGAAGCCTTACTTTACGCAGCTTCGCGAAGTCAACATATGGCAGAAACGATTATCCCCGCATTAAAAAGGGGAGAGGTTGTCTTTTCTGATCGTTTTGTTGATAGTTCGTTAGCTTATCAAGGTGTTGGGCGAGATTTGGGAGTTGAAGCTGTTAAGTCAATTAATGATTTTGCAACGAGCGGTATTGAACCTGATTTAACGATTTTCTTAGATGTGCAGCCTGAGGTAGGCTTAGCACGGATTGCCAAAGATCACGGCGGACAAGAAGACCGCTTGGAACAAGAAAAATTAACTTTTCACCAAAAAGTTTATCAGGGTTATCAGCAGGTCAATCAGCAGTATTCCGACCGAATTGCGGTTGTGAATGCTGATAGACCTCTTAGTCAAGTAGTATCAGATTGTGTTAAAATTATTGCAAACCGTTTACCAAAAGAATTGCTAAAGGACTGA
- a CDS encoding YaaL family protein, which translates to MARTKVKQMGDDKLIGVIEKLQDEMAVQKSLDSTTLDMSDDNIIANKILQAKYSFLYNEARHRHTRFSGYTNAISE; encoded by the coding sequence ATGGCACGAACTAAAGTTAAACAAATGGGCGACGATAAGTTAATTGGCGTGATTGAAAAGTTGCAGGATGAAATGGCTGTGCAGAAAAGCTTGGATTCGACAACGCTTGATATGTCGGACGACAATATTATTGCTAACAAAATTTTACAGGCTAAGTATTCCTTTTTGTATAATGAGGCACGCCACAGGCATACAAGATTTAGTGGTTACACGAATGCCATTTCTGAATAA
- the recR gene encoding recombination mediator RecR, whose product MQYPTPIAHLIDSYMKLPGIGEKTATRLAFYTLDMPDDDVYDFGAALKDVKEKLRRCSICGNITEQDPCSICANSERDQSTIMVVEQPKDVMAFEEMGEYNGLYHVLHGVLSPMDGIGPEEVNIKSLIVRLQKQDSVKEVILALNSTPEGESTAMYISKLIKPAGIKVTRLAAGLAVGSDIEYANSITLKRAVQGRTSI is encoded by the coding sequence TTGCAATATCCAACACCGATTGCGCATTTGATTGATTCATATATGAAATTACCGGGTATTGGTGAAAAAACAGCGACTCGGTTGGCTTTTTATACTTTAGACATGCCGGATGATGATGTTTATGATTTTGGTGCAGCTTTGAAAGATGTTAAAGAAAAATTACGGCGTTGTTCAATCTGCGGCAATATTACTGAGCAAGATCCATGCTCAATCTGTGCTAATTCCGAGCGCGACCAGTCAACAATTATGGTTGTTGAGCAGCCTAAAGATGTGATGGCTTTTGAGGAAATGGGTGAATATAATGGCCTTTACCACGTGCTACATGGTGTCTTGTCGCCAATGGATGGGATTGGCCCAGAAGAAGTCAATATTAAGTCGCTAATTGTCCGCTTGCAAAAGCAGGATAGTGTTAAAGAAGTGATTTTAGCATTAAACTCAACTCCAGAAGGTGAGTCAACGGCGATGTATATCAGCAAGTTGATTAAACCAGCGGGAATTAAGGTAACACGGCTGGCAGCTGGATTGGCAGTCGGTAGCGACATTGAGTATGCCAATTCAATTACCTTAAAACGAGCAGTCCAAGGGAGAACATCAATCTAA
- a CDS encoding YbaB/EbfC family nucleoid-associated protein produces the protein MSKRPNFGAMGGMGGMNMQQMMKQAKKMQEQMMQEQQTITAQEFVGKSADDLVVATFSGDRKLKEITINKEAIDPDDPDMLQDLVIDAVNKGLSAIDQATQASLGKYTKGMI, from the coding sequence ATGAGTAAGAGACCTAACTTTGGCGCAATGGGCGGCATGGGTGGAATGAATATGCAGCAAATGATGAAGCAAGCTAAGAAGATGCAAGAGCAGATGATGCAGGAACAACAAACAATTACTGCTCAAGAATTTGTTGGTAAGTCTGCTGATGACTTGGTTGTTGCAACTTTTAGCGGCGATCGCAAATTAAAAGAAATTACAATTAACAAAGAAGCGATTGATCCTGATGATCCAGATATGTTGCAGGATTTAGTCATTGATGCTGTTAATAAGGGCTTGTCAGCAATTGACCAAGCCACCCAAGCTAGTTTAGGTAAGTACACGAAGGGCATGATTTAA
- the dnaX gene encoding DNA polymerase III subunit gamma/tau — protein sequence MAYQALYRKWRPRTFDSVVGQEDITNTLKNAIKRGTISHAFLFAGPRGTGKTSCAKIFAKALNCTNLQDGEPCNECANCLAADKGAMPDIMEIDAASNNGVDEIREIRDKVKYAPTQGKYKVYIIDEVHMLSMGAFNALLKTLEEPPEHVVFILATTELQKVPATIISRTQRYNFKRIAQADLEQRMKYILDQEQIKYEDKALAVIAQVADGGMRDALSILDQLLSYEKDTVNYDDALQITGFAAKEKIEEILLALLEKDAAKALTLAQAELQNGATSKNILDELIDMATNALLVVKADGQNKSNFLSADFVQQIATIPAQRYFQLIAAANDALNDLRYTNQQQIPLEVFLVASTNEQQSGAALPAAASSPAALTTGKNGDLQAEITALKKQVVDLTEKFSKLSSQPRSNSRDQVYHIDSASAPVKKTSQANSIVEKPKKKPRVRNTKRANEQNRKQVYHVLENATKHDLIALKDVWPDLQSVLSVSQRALLDVLQPVAASPDQVVMKCKYTLWFENASADDDFLTKLTSEIAKFTKHDYEIVLVPDEDWLKVRKDFLQTHGKELLAKKKEGASHEPAGESIETANDEVVQKAKDLFGDAVNIKD from the coding sequence ATGGCTTATCAAGCGTTATACCGCAAATGGCGGCCACGCACTTTTGATAGTGTTGTTGGCCAAGAAGATATTACGAATACTTTGAAAAATGCGATTAAGCGCGGTACGATTTCGCACGCTTTTTTGTTTGCCGGTCCCCGGGGAACTGGTAAAACTTCGTGTGCCAAAATTTTTGCCAAAGCTCTGAATTGTACTAATCTGCAAGACGGCGAGCCCTGCAATGAATGTGCTAATTGTTTAGCTGCCGATAAGGGTGCAATGCCCGACATTATGGAGATTGATGCCGCTTCGAATAACGGTGTCGATGAGATTCGTGAAATTCGCGATAAGGTTAAATATGCACCAACTCAAGGCAAGTACAAGGTCTACATTATCGACGAGGTTCATATGTTGTCGATGGGAGCGTTTAATGCTTTGCTTAAGACCTTGGAGGAACCGCCGGAGCATGTTGTCTTCATTTTAGCGACAACCGAATTGCAGAAGGTACCAGCCACAATTATTTCGCGGACGCAACGCTATAATTTTAAGCGAATTGCTCAAGCTGATCTTGAGCAGCGGATGAAGTATATTTTGGACCAAGAGCAGATTAAGTATGAGGACAAGGCATTAGCTGTCATTGCGCAGGTCGCTGACGGCGGGATGCGGGATGCGTTGAGCATTTTGGACCAACTACTTAGCTATGAAAAAGATACGGTTAATTACGATGATGCACTGCAAATTACCGGTTTTGCTGCTAAAGAAAAAATCGAAGAAATTTTGCTAGCATTATTAGAAAAAGACGCGGCTAAGGCGCTGACCTTAGCTCAAGCAGAATTGCAAAATGGTGCCACTTCCAAAAACATTTTGGACGAACTGATTGATATGGCGACTAATGCCTTGCTAGTAGTCAAGGCTGACGGGCAGAACAAGAGTAACTTTTTAAGTGCTGATTTTGTGCAACAGATTGCGACCATTCCTGCGCAGCGTTATTTTCAACTGATTGCGGCGGCTAATGATGCACTAAATGATTTGCGTTATACTAATCAGCAGCAGATTCCGCTGGAAGTGTTCCTGGTTGCAAGTACTAACGAGCAACAGTCAGGTGCTGCTTTACCGGCTGCTGCTTCAAGTCCAGCTGCTTTAACTACTGGTAAGAATGGCGATTTACAAGCTGAAATTACTGCTTTAAAAAAGCAAGTGGTCGATTTAACCGAAAAATTTTCTAAATTATCTAGTCAGCCGCGCAGCAATAGTCGTGATCAGGTTTACCATATTGACTCAGCATCAGCGCCCGTTAAGAAAACATCACAGGCTAATTCGATAGTTGAAAAGCCTAAGAAGAAGCCACGCGTGCGAAATACCAAACGTGCTAATGAGCAAAATCGTAAGCAAGTGTATCATGTGCTAGAAAATGCCACTAAGCATGATTTAATTGCGCTGAAAGATGTTTGGCCGGACTTACAATCAGTCTTGTCAGTCTCTCAGCGTGCTTTGCTTGATGTTTTGCAGCCAGTTGCAGCCAGTCCCGACCAAGTGGTGATGAAGTGCAAGTACACTTTGTGGTTTGAAAATGCGAGCGCGGATGATGACTTTTTGACCAAGTTAACTAGTGAGATTGCAAAGTTCACCAAGCATGACTATGAGATTGTCTTGGTACCAGATGAGGATTGGCTCAAGGTACGCAAGGACTTTTTACAAACGCATGGTAAAGAGCTGCTGGCTAAGAAAAAAGAAGGCGCGAGCCACGAACCAGCTGGTGAGTCTATTGAAACCGCAAATGATGAAGTTGTTCAGAAAGCCAAAGACTTGTTTGGCGATGCAGTTAATATTAAAGATTAA
- the tadA gene encoding tRNA adenosine(34) deaminase TadA, protein MDFSSEDKKKYMQLAFDQAKKAQTLGEVPIGAVVIDSEGQVIGVGYNRRELDQDGTQHAEMMAIRQACQKLNSWRLIDCSLFVTLEPCSMCAGAIINSRIKNVFYGALDPKAGAAGSVVDLFSVEKFNHHPNVVRGLYREEASRMLKDFFQEIRRQQKLAKNSAK, encoded by the coding sequence ATGGATTTTTCTAGTGAAGATAAGAAGAAGTACATGCAACTGGCATTTGACCAAGCGAAGAAGGCGCAGACTTTAGGTGAAGTACCGATTGGTGCGGTAGTAATTGATTCTGAAGGTCAAGTGATTGGCGTTGGTTATAATCGGCGTGAACTTGACCAAGATGGCACGCAGCATGCTGAGATGATGGCGATTAGGCAGGCTTGTCAGAAACTGAATAGCTGGCGGTTAATCGATTGCAGTTTGTTTGTAACCTTGGAGCCATGTTCGATGTGTGCCGGCGCAATTATCAACTCGCGCATTAAGAACGTCTTTTACGGGGCACTTGATCCTAAGGCCGGCGCTGCTGGCAGCGTAGTTGATTTGTTTAGCGTAGAGAAGTTTAACCATCACCCGAATGTCGTGCGCGGCTTGTATCGCGAGGAGGCAAGCAGGATGCTGAAGGACTTTTTTCAAGAAATTCGGCGCCAGCAAAAATTAGCAAAAAATTCGGCAAAGTAG
- a CDS encoding class I SAM-dependent methyltransferase, giving the protein MANEKNQMYFAANPTAKHDEHVVDYHIGGVDLKFNTDAGVFSKMRVDYGSGVLIKAMADVTFPASNILDVGAGYGPLGLFAAKFWPKQMVDLVDVNERGLELARKNAELNHISNVTIYKSDIYQNVPEEKKFGLIVTNPPIRAGKKVVSGILAGAKDHLVANGVLLVVIQKKQGEPSARKLLNATFGNCTVVTRDKGYYILQAVNS; this is encoded by the coding sequence ATGGCTAACGAAAAAAATCAAATGTATTTTGCTGCTAATCCAACGGCCAAGCATGACGAGCATGTTGTTGACTATCATATAGGCGGCGTGGATTTAAAGTTTAACACCGACGCTGGTGTTTTTTCAAAAATGCGGGTTGATTATGGGTCTGGTGTTTTAATTAAGGCAATGGCAGATGTGACTTTCCCAGCAAGCAATATTTTAGATGTTGGTGCAGGCTATGGCCCGTTGGGCTTATTTGCGGCAAAATTTTGGCCCAAGCAAATGGTTGACTTAGTTGATGTTAACGAGCGCGGGTTAGAATTAGCCCGTAAAAATGCGGAACTAAACCATATTAGCAATGTCACGATTTACAAGTCTGATATTTATCAAAATGTTCCTGAAGAAAAGAAGTTTGGTCTTATTGTAACTAATCCGCCAATTCGCGCCGGTAAGAAGGTGGTTTCTGGTATTTTAGCCGGAGCCAAGGATCATTTGGTAGCTAATGGCGTCTTGCTGGTTGTTATTCAGAAGAAGCAGGGGGAGCCAAGTGCTCGTAAGCTGCTTAATGCTACTTTTGGCAATTGTACTGTTGTAACGCGGGACAAGGGTTACTATATTTTGCAGGCAGTAAACAGCTAA